A single genomic interval of Lewinellaceae bacterium harbors:
- a CDS encoding class I SAM-dependent methyltransferase, giving the protein MNQLQFKELCKDRSRIVLDLGCGNIKKPGMIGIDIVNTSATDIVADIEKGLPFVPDQSVDEIYSSHFMEHLEDINPLLADVHRILKPDGFYEFTVPHFSNPYFYSDPTHKRFFGLYTMEYYTPDRLQVLKRKVPDFYTDFKFRTVFRYLKFYHPNNKIISGIKKRLLSSYFNSNIRRQELYEGLFTNIFSAMEITYRIQVVKP; this is encoded by the coding sequence ATGAACCAATTACAATTCAAGGAATTATGCAAGGACAGGTCCAGGATAGTACTCGATCTGGGCTGCGGCAACATAAAGAAACCTGGTATGATTGGCATTGATATCGTAAATACCAGCGCAACTGATATTGTCGCAGATATTGAGAAGGGATTACCATTTGTACCTGATCAATCAGTTGATGAAATATACTCCAGCCATTTTATGGAGCACTTAGAGGACATAAATCCGCTTTTGGCAGATGTTCATCGCATACTTAAACCGGATGGGTTCTATGAATTCACAGTCCCTCATTTCTCAAATCCATATTTTTATTCAGACCCTACTCATAAACGCTTCTTCGGGTTGTATACCATGGAATATTACACACCAGACCGACTCCAGGTATTAAAAAGAAAAGTGCCAGATTTTTATACGGACTTTAAATTCAGAACAGTATTTCGATATCTAAAATTTTATCATCCCAATAATAAAATAATCAGTGGAATCAAGAAGAGACTACTTTCCAGCTATTTTAACTCCAATATCAGAAGGCAGGAATTATACGAAGGATTATTCACAAATATCTTCTCAGCCATGGAAATAACCTATCGTATCCAGGTAGTAAAACCATAA
- a CDS encoding glycosyltransferase family 2 protein, whose product MNTGLSIIIVNFNSGYLLKRCCQSVKNHLSYPHEIIIVDNHSSDHSVEEIEKLNLENIKVIKNQSNLGFSRANNLGISLSNSDIILFLNPDAYFDEDSGMYLNIWLQEQFKSNCLYSAILIDGKNKKIQKTKHEIPTIGNLINKLTRRKVIYWYTGAFVLASSKIVHQLNGWSEDYFLYGEDLDLFYRAHQAGIEVSQIQCAITHIGNEIGKNFITQKEKMSIGHYTNYLFYKKNKRILDYYLFPIYLFLVNLIKGNKHGFMLFSSFINYNLHRQTNESKVIAIYDRLKKL is encoded by the coding sequence ATGAACACTGGCTTAAGCATCATCATCGTGAATTTCAATTCCGGTTATTTACTCAAAAGGTGCTGCCAATCAGTAAAGAACCACCTGAGCTATCCCCATGAGATAATAATCGTTGACAACCACTCCTCGGATCACTCCGTTGAAGAGATAGAAAAACTCAACCTGGAAAACATTAAAGTAATTAAGAATCAATCAAACCTTGGATTTTCCAGAGCCAACAATCTTGGCATTTCACTCTCAAACTCAGATATCATATTATTTCTCAACCCCGATGCATACTTTGATGAAGATTCGGGAATGTACCTGAATATATGGCTGCAAGAACAATTCAAATCAAATTGTCTGTATTCCGCTATTCTCATTGACGGGAAAAATAAAAAAATACAAAAAACGAAGCACGAAATTCCAACAATAGGCAACTTAATTAACAAGTTAACCCGCAGAAAAGTAATTTATTGGTATACCGGAGCATTTGTGCTTGCTTCTTCTAAAATAGTACACCAATTAAACGGCTGGAGCGAAGATTACTTTCTGTACGGAGAAGACCTTGATCTGTTTTACAGAGCACACCAGGCAGGAATTGAAGTCAGCCAGATTCAATGTGCAATCACACACATAGGCAATGAAATTGGCAAGAACTTCATCACACAGAAAGAGAAAATGAGCATTGGGCACTATACAAATTATCTCTTTTATAAAAAGAACAAAAGGATATTGGATTATTATTTATTCCCGATTTACCTATTCCTGGTGAACTTAATCAAGGGAAACAAACATGGTTTTATGCTATTCAGCTCTTTCATTAATTACAACCTCCATAGACAAACCAACGAAAGCAAAGTGATTGCAATTTACGATCGGTTAAAAAAACTGTAA
- a CDS encoding glycosyltransferase family 4 protein codes for MQKRNRIVFVAPNLSSFINSDIQVLKSTFDVEVMIYQWSKKVLTPALILYQFVRFITSYLRTDAIVVSFGGYWALVPVLFGKIFNIPSVVILHGTDCAAMPSIKYGTLRKSLLKKICHIVYNNAYMLLPVSESLISIKNSYSSNTAEEDQGILRFFPNLQTPVKVIYNGLDQTVWKPESQIERIPNKIVTVISENQLMRKGGDLILQVAPEFEDYDFHIIGMNKPVNLGPLPQNVIFNGKLKPEELKFNYLSATFYLQLSMFEGFGLSLCEAMLCGCIPIGSSVNIIPKIVGNFGYIVESRKTEVLKETLHKAFESPVHDLEAARKHIISNFALSQRSDQLIQTIEELIKNHGCNSSIQKIKLSAQD; via the coding sequence ATGCAAAAGCGAAACAGAATTGTTTTTGTTGCTCCAAATCTTTCTTCATTCATCAATTCTGACATTCAGGTCCTGAAGTCAACGTTTGATGTGGAAGTAATGATATACCAATGGTCAAAGAAGGTACTTACACCGGCTCTGATATTATATCAATTTGTCCGCTTTATCACTTCATACCTAAGGACCGACGCCATCGTAGTATCTTTTGGAGGATATTGGGCATTAGTTCCTGTGCTTTTCGGCAAAATATTCAATATTCCATCTGTAGTAATACTTCACGGCACCGATTGTGCTGCAATGCCATCTATAAAATATGGTACTCTCCGCAAATCATTATTGAAAAAAATCTGCCATATTGTTTACAATAATGCTTATATGCTGTTGCCCGTAAGCGAATCACTCATTTCCATAAAAAATAGTTATTCCTCTAACACAGCAGAAGAGGATCAGGGGATTTTACGATTTTTCCCCAATTTACAAACGCCGGTCAAAGTTATTTACAATGGCCTTGATCAAACGGTTTGGAAGCCCGAAAGTCAGATTGAAAGGATTCCAAATAAAATTGTAACAGTTATATCTGAAAATCAATTGATGCGAAAAGGTGGTGACTTGATCTTACAGGTAGCACCCGAATTCGAAGATTATGATTTTCACATAATTGGAATGAACAAACCTGTCAATCTTGGACCACTACCCCAAAATGTAATATTTAACGGAAAATTGAAGCCTGAGGAATTAAAATTCAATTATTTGAGTGCTACATTTTATTTACAGCTTTCGATGTTTGAAGGATTTGGACTCTCACTGTGTGAAGCTATGCTGTGTGGTTGCATACCAATAGGCAGCTCTGTCAACATTATACCGAAAATTGTTGGTAATTTTGGGTATATAGTTGAGAGTAGGAAGACAGAAGTTTTAAAAGAGACTTTACATAAAGCTTTCGAAAGTCCAGTACACGATTTGGAGGCTGCACGAAAACATATCATTTCAAATTTCGCTCTTTCCCAGCGATCTGATCAGCTAATTCAAACGATCGAAGAATTAATCAAAAATCATGGATGCAACAGTAGCATACAAAAAATCAAATTATCCGCACAAGACTAA